agaaaatttgaaatgattgtcaaaataaacatacattaagcataaaaatatacaaaattgtttacaagtataaaataatgaaaaatatcacaataaattataataaaaataaataattatgttataaccaagaaaatattaattttattgtaattttttttaaaagaaggaAGCAGCGAAAGTTTCAGAATGAATGTGTAACTCAAGCAAAATCTTCAATCTCCTTCTTAGCTTCTTGGTATACTACGGATTTGTACCAGCAGTGTCCGTGACTGTCAAGTcgatggttgttgttgtttctccaGAAATTTGTAGGCTATAAATATTGACGGTAACGTGAAATGGCCTTCGTGGAATCAGCCACCCAGAAGGTTGGACGCTCAAAATCCTGCTAAGTTAAAGCTTAAAATGGTAAATTTCCGAGTGAGTTTCTGCAATGACAAAGCTTCTTTCGAAATCTGTAATCTTTCGGAAACGGCTCAAAACTTGTTAAACCCTCCACTCATTAAATTATGTATGTTTCTTCACTATAAATAGTTCATAGAAGAATGATCCTACACAGCTGGTGGACATACTTAAAGACCACAAAGTTGAGAGTATTTGCGCTCGTAGGTGCTCTTTGAgacttatgtttaaaaaatggcTGTAGACTAAAGATAAAGTACTTTAGCCAACGAAGTGAGTGAAACCCGAATAAagaataatgaaattgttttgaattatattttaatacaattaatcTTATTGAGCCGAAGTTTGGTTGAGAGGGAGAAATATTTATCAGTTTTtggatatatttgtatgtgattGTTGTTTAGATAGGATAACATTACTGTGTCGCTGACACACAGCTTAGAACATTGTCGTAGTACTCGTATATATCTCGATCCAACGCTTTTCAGGAAATTTAGAATCGTCTACACATACAGTGAGATGGACTGGCGCATTATTTAGACCTGCCTCTTCCCTAAATCGTATTACAGGTTATGCTGCAATTCATCTAGGGCTCATAAACGTCTTGAAATGATATTTGTGTGAAAAGTTAGGATTGGAATTTGGGAACAGTCGGTTTTgtaaattcaaaacaatttcGGTTATATGCTCTTGATACCTCTGCAGATGCGCAATGGATACGTTATCCGAAATATCGGTTCGGTTATGTGCCAAAGTTGACTAAATTTCCGCACACACGCTGAACCGGCATACATCTGCACTGGCACCTTGTCAGTGCAGGCGTAGTTTGTTTGTTGTATTGGAAGCTGTGAGCGCTTGTGAGGCGTTGGTATTCCTTGTCAATGGTGATTGGTATGCGCATGCGCTATCGGCGGACCGTCGGTATTGTCTTGCAATTAAATGTACGAAGTGAAATGCTGCAGTATGCGTTGCGAAAATTGATTACACATAATGTCGCGCAATATCGCAACGCCAACACTTTATGGCGCGCTCAAGAGTTATGAGAGTTCAAGCAATTAAATGCGCTACGTCTGATCTATTGTCGCTTATTTGAGGCGTTCGGTTGTTTGAAATATCATTTTGGTTAGACAGGATtgattatgtacaatataacgATTTTCGAGTTCACTTGTTATGCCTATTGAACTTTTAGGGCGTTCTAAAGACGGCAAGCCTAGCATTGTATACCCTTTATTAGCAAGACTAGTTTATCTCTGTTGGTGTGCGTGGCATTATTGTTCTTGAGTGCGGAGTTGAGTGCGTAGAAGGTAAGTGGTGGGGTGAAAGAGGCGTTAATTTAGTTGCAAATAAGAAGCAACAAAGAAGCTGAATTACCGACTAAAATTCGGAATAGACGAGCTAGTATAAATATTCGTTCGTAAAATGCGCTGAATAAAGCTGGTAATAAGTTATGCTCCTTTCTCTTAAGTGTatatcaaaaatttcaacaaattttatgcaaatatatacaataaacccAATTGATTTCAAtaaccagataaagtgttttataagcaaaatttatttaatttttagctaaaatgttataaaaagttttatgttggctgaataatataaaattgttccAAATTGATTATAGAAATTATAAAGTTGTAAAGTgctgtatacaaaatattataaatgatcaattaaaaaaacatgTATTATGATCTAACatctatttaaaataaagattaataatttaaagacTGAGCCAAATATCTGCAGGATTAAAACTCAAAGGAGCTGAATAATTTTTGGTTCTGCTGATTAAGTAAACAAAAGAATTATATAACTAATTGTTTAGTAATCAGATTAAATAATTTGTGGTTTGTTAAAATCATATTAAGATTGATTGACAgacaaactaaataaaattcataaaatcttaaataaattctttttaatcAGCCCCTTAAAAGCAAAGCAATATTGACTTCAGTTATGCTGAGTAAATAGTAGATAAGCCGAACGTAAATTAAATACGGatattaatactaataatactaattaatattaaaataaagtattattCTTACTATGGTATATCAAAAGTTGCGTAaatgtttgcaatttattaCGAGCTGACTTGACAGCTGAAGAGCTGAATTAGTTCATAATTTATCTCATTGATTTGATTGTATCACAACGCACAATTTAAGACCTGCTGAATACTTATTGAAAGCTGACAATGACTTCAAAAGTGTCGAATTAGTCTATAAATTGTGTAACTGACTTAGTGTTATACTATTACTACTTATATATTGGAGGcgattaataacaaaaataggACTAAATTTACAGAGAAAAGTCATGACTTTCAACAAATAGTACAATAGTTTAATTTCTTTGTAACTGTCAATGCGTTAAAATTTTACTTGATTGATTGACTAATTAAGTGAATTGATTGCATTTACTTTGGTAGTTGCTGTAATATAAAACATTTCCAACAGTTATCCTTTGAAGTTACAAATAGTCAGTTGTACGTCCAAATGGCTATCGACAAGCGCGCTAAGAAGAAAACTTTTACTATATATCTTTTCGAATTCATAAGAGCTTTCGTGAATTTTGGCTGCATATTCTTCGCATGTCGTAGCTTCACGAAATCTCAACTCATTTACAAGCTTTACACCGGCTTTTGGATCTTTCATATTACATTTGTCTTACTTTACTCACTGCTTTATGAGATACACCTCTACGACATCGACATGGGTGGACTCATGTACAACCTACTTTACATAACTCAAATGCTTTCACATCTTACAATCCTACTCGAATCGTTCTTTATGGAGTCCAAACGTGAGCAAACAACAAAGATTTTCAGGCAGTTCGAAAAGCGTTTCAGTAAAAAATTTGGTCGTAAGCACGCCTATAGCGATTTCAGTTGTCAGAGTTGCATTTCATCAATGCTCAGTGTTGTCGTCGTTATAGTTAGTGCTTCGTTGAAAACATACTCattgtatatgagtatatatcaGATGACTCTGAAGAGGACCTTACTAATTTGGCATACATTGCTGAACGCTTTGGCGGTACAATTTCGCATTTTAGAACTTATATTATCCATAACGGTATTGAATGAGTACGCCACTATATTGTGTCGCAAACTCAATGAAATGGGTGAACGAAATATACGTCGTGTCTTCAGCCACTATCTACGCGGTTTGCCGGTATCCAAGGGGTGTATTATACGCGTCATGCCGCAGACGTTGCAGCCCAGCGAGGAAGCTGATGAGCAGAAGCTGCGCGTGTATAAAAAGCTTTATGGcgatatttataatatgtttaAGACAATCAACGAGAGTTATGGCTGGTCCATGTTAGCGTTTATGATAATGTACTTcgtatatttcattataaattcCTATTGGATAATTTTTGCGGCAATTGCACGATTGAGCGAGCATGTTACGCTTATTAGAAATCTCGGAGTTTTGGTGGTTGTGGTGGCACTGCTCTATATTTTGTGCTGGCAAAGTCAAAATAGTCAGGAACAGGTGAGTGCGGTGATGGGAGTCAGCTGATACGAGAAGAGATCGGCAGATTAATTTTAGGTGTGAAAGAAGACATTTTCTGGTGTTCTCTCTTATATATGTTACAATTTCAGAGTCGCCAGATAGGCTGCATTATGTTTAAACTCGTCAAACCACTGGGCAGTAAAAGCTATAACGATTTGGTTACGGATTTTTCGTTGCAAACTTTACATCAACAGTATATAATTACTGCAAATGAATTCttcgatttaaatttaaatcttttGGGCTGTGTAAGTTGTATTTTATTCATTAAACTAAAGCTATTTATAGACGTAGAGAGTAGCCTTTGTGGTAGCGAATTTTCTTGCAATTCCTAGAGTTCGATTTCTGTTATAATGTTTTCTCTTTATTatctttctaaaatttttagatgGTTGCGTCCATCGTCACCTATCTTGTCATACTTATACAATTTATGTTCGCCGAGAAGAATAGAGGCAATCGGAATGCGATACTGCGTAGCATGATTAACCCCACAGCGAATGTGCGCAACTGAAAcgatttcgtgaaaatattaaattgtacGTACATATGATCAGGTCTACCTATATGTTTTCAAGAGGTTCTATTAATAAAGCTAGCTTCAAAAGCTATACTCAGTGTAGTTCTCAAGGGTCGAGAGAAAGTGCCGACCCCGATGCTTTTAATGTTATTCGGTAAGTGGTTAGAATATGGTGTGAGGTTAAGATAATATTGTGTGAGAAAGTATATCTAAGTTTTGACAGACTTTGTCGAGACTTAAGATAGTTATAGTCATTCAAAGATAAATAGtcacattaaaataattttctgcgGCGACAGAAAGCTTTTAAGTCTATTATTTGTTCCAAACATCTGTGAATTTTAACTAAATGTAAATGGAAATTACAAAATGGTTTGTCATTTTACCTGGCTTTCTCCTTAAGTGCATAATTATTcctaattattgttaaattgaCCATTATTTTTATCAATCACCCCACACCGGTTGGACACTGCTTGATGCTGATTGCCTtaagcacatacaagtatgtaggtatatgttatGCGCTTAATACAAATTATAGCAACAATTATGGAACTGAGTGTGGAGAAATGTCATAAGGTCTACTGAAGACTTtagccagagaatgttaatactTTGCGTAAAGCAAGTTGAACggtcgcaggcaaggagggatacCACGTAATTATTTCAgatctatttttattaatcgagtttattttaaaaacttttaaatcagtataaatttatgtgtatttgtattttcacgcaaatattataatattgcgTAACTAAGCCCtaagatatcagtatttctcaatacaaattaagcaatataataatatgataaaaaTCCTCCGTTGAAACGCCTCTGTCCATGTTGGCATGCCATTgaagtaacggcgagttcgcgcagagaCGGGGTGGATCAAAAAATCGAGTTCTGACAAAACGTTGAAGAAAACCAAATGACAACTTTGccgacagacatacatacatacgagctcgcatacatattgacgccgaattttgcgcgattttcgacaatgtcggtcggctatgttgtctcgtttgtccttccTCGGTTTGCTATTgtaagttgacttatgctcttttgaaatactacgactaccgaTGATTGGACTGGATTTTAATAGCGTTCTTATTaggtaaaatgggctaaatcgaaaaactatgaaataatgataataagtaaacatataaaagtattatatggagtgtgcttagaatatatagattatatacaatatatatatacatttcaaataatataataactcgctaataggccatgttgccaattctcctttctgaacggaacatcagacaaattcttcaatttctgatttttagcaaatgttgtgaggaagcagcttgtggggtacatacaaatgcgaggggaatggtaggattttcagtgatacaaattgcaaaattctaattttgctgatacttcaattttactgaatgaaatttaaaaacacagaaaaaagagcgCAGTGCAGATTTATACACGATCGCGCTTGGTTTTGTAGCATGATGAATTTTTTGGCGTTGTAATATGCATTATGTAGAAAATATAGCGCAAGCTTGCTCGAATCTTATTGGTcaatgatggtgcgtctacgttttttttgtcacttgcgcgaatgtttgattttttgcgaaagcaTATTGAGAGacctacatatgtagatatgtgtacatatatgcaaatatatttggatatgcgaatgaaggaaaggcaatttcgagaatattcacatttgaaacaagtaaaaaattataattttcacacATTAGAGTAATATGTTCAGATATTgtttgtggtgctgcttgtatagcacatcatttgaatttactttaaatttaatttttttctcattatataaatgttcttcaaaatctattatttctttttgttattctaattttccctaacacgcatgccaaagaacatctgcgcatacgtacatatattagtCGTTCCTTTATAAGGTGGTGACAATTTTCTTGGTTCCtgcttagagtggtgtagtttgttgagttcgattatcatgaggGGAAGATATCTTTTTGAtgtggtgtaattgaactttcgaatttgcgcattttcgatgttcccttttaatagtttacattttagcacagctaacatttgtgCTTTCTCTATTTGTTAACATTCTCTGCCAGAACCTCTTCTACTggattatattacaatatataacatTAAAAGTATTTAGCAGCTGCTTAATCTGTGGTGTTTGGTTTTAAGTTCTGAATTCAATATTGGAATGATCTTCATataattgatttgaaaaatttagcaACGGTAATTTATACAGATATGTTTATaatctatttttaaataaatatttcattgcaataCATTTACAGACAATCCACGTCTTCGCCAATTATCTGGTGCTCTTATTACaatttgtacaagtatatgcctCGCCCAAAGTTTAGAAATTTTGACTTCTTGCGGAGGTCGTCCTTTAAGTTCCTGTTG
The sequence above is drawn from the Bactrocera oleae isolate idBacOlea1 chromosome 5, idBacOlea1, whole genome shotgun sequence genome and encodes:
- the LOC106620553 gene encoding gustatory receptor 23a-like is translated as MGGLMYNLLYITQMLSHLTILLESFFMESKREQTTKIFRQFEKRFSKKFGRKHAYSDFSCQSCISSMLSVVVVIVSASLKTYSLYMSIYQMTLKRTLLIWHTLLNALAVQFRILELILSITVLNEYATILCRKLNEMGERNIRRVFSHYLRGLPVSKGCIIRVMPQTLQPSEEADEQKLRVYKKLYGDIYNMFKTINESYGWSMLAFMIMYFVYFIINSYWIIFAAIARLSEHVTLIRNLGVLVVVVALLYILCWQSQNSQEQSRQIGCIMFKLVKPLGSKSYNDLVTDFSLQTLHQQYIITANEFFDLNLNLLGCMVASIVTYLVILIQFMFAEKNRGNRNAILRSMINPTANVRN